The Microbacterium horticulturae genome has a window encoding:
- the murA gene encoding UDP-N-acetylglucosamine 1-carboxyvinyltransferase: MTLLNGLASTDGRTGGSGEALAIRGGQPLSGRVDVKGAKNLVTKAMVAAILGETPSTLRDVPDISDVSVVRSLLEVHGVRVTPGDEDGSFVFDPADVASAHMEEIDAHAGASRIPILFCGPLLHQLGQAFIPDLGGCRIGDRPIDFHLDALRKFGAVVEKLPSGIRLSAPNGLRGANIHLPYPSVGATEQVLLTAVRSSGITELRNAAIEPEIMDLIAVLQKMGAIISYEPNRVILIEGVDRLSGYDHRAIFDRNEAASWASAALATDGEIFVAGARQQEMLTFLNVVRKVGGDFNIREDGILFRRAGDLRAVTVETDVHPGFMTDWQQPLIVALTQATGTSIVHETVYENRFGFTQALVKMGAEIAVHPHGLQQGPRRVPRRNLEQAAVITGPTPLTGADITVPDLRGGYSHVIAALTATGESTVHNVGIISRGYEKLYDKLAALGADFDVLG; this comes from the coding sequence ATGACACTCCTGAACGGCTTGGCATCCACCGACGGTCGCACGGGAGGGTCCGGTGAAGCGCTGGCCATCCGCGGCGGACAGCCGCTGAGCGGTCGCGTCGACGTCAAGGGCGCCAAGAACCTGGTGACCAAAGCGATGGTTGCCGCGATCCTGGGCGAGACGCCCAGCACGCTGCGGGACGTCCCCGACATCAGCGATGTCTCGGTCGTGCGATCGCTCCTCGAGGTGCACGGTGTGCGCGTCACTCCCGGCGATGAAGACGGCTCGTTCGTGTTCGACCCCGCCGACGTCGCCTCGGCCCACATGGAGGAGATCGACGCGCACGCCGGTGCCAGCCGCATCCCGATCCTGTTCTGCGGTCCGCTGCTGCACCAGCTCGGCCAGGCGTTCATCCCCGACCTCGGCGGGTGCCGTATCGGCGACAGACCGATCGACTTCCACCTTGACGCGCTGCGCAAATTCGGCGCCGTCGTGGAGAAGCTGCCCAGCGGCATCCGTCTGTCGGCACCCAACGGCCTGCGCGGCGCGAACATCCATCTGCCTTACCCGAGTGTGGGCGCCACCGAGCAGGTGCTGCTGACGGCGGTGCGCTCCAGCGGCATCACCGAGCTGCGCAACGCAGCCATCGAACCCGAGATCATGGACCTGATCGCGGTGCTGCAGAAGATGGGCGCGATCATCTCCTACGAGCCGAACCGCGTCATCCTCATCGAGGGCGTCGACCGGCTCTCGGGGTACGACCACCGCGCGATCTTCGACCGCAACGAGGCCGCGAGCTGGGCCAGTGCTGCACTCGCCACCGACGGCGAGATCTTCGTCGCCGGGGCCCGGCAGCAGGAGATGCTGACCTTCCTGAACGTGGTGCGCAAGGTCGGGGGCGACTTCAACATCCGCGAGGACGGCATCCTGTTCCGGCGAGCCGGCGACCTGCGTGCCGTGACGGTCGAGACCGACGTGCACCCGGGCTTCATGACCGACTGGCAGCAGCCGCTCATCGTCGCTCTGACCCAGGCCACCGGCACCTCCATCGTGCACGAGACCGTGTATGAGAACCGCTTCGGCTTCACCCAGGCGCTGGTGAAGATGGGGGCCGAGATCGCTGTGCACCCGCACGGGCTGCAGCAGGGGCCGCGGCGAGTTCCGCGTCGAAATCTCGAGCAGGCCGCCGTGATCACCGGGCCGACGCCGCTCACCGGTGCCGACATCACCGTGCCCGACCTGCGCGGCGGCTACAGCCACGTGATCGCGGCGCTGACGGCGACCGGCGAGTCGACCGTGCACAACGTCGGCATCATCAGCCGTGGCTACGAGAAGCTGTACGACAAGCTCGCCGCGCTCGGCGCCGACTTCGACGTTCTGGGGTGA
- a CDS encoding NAD(P)H-dependent glycerol-3-phosphate dehydrogenase, whose translation MTVIGAGSWGTTFGKILADGGAHVTMWARRAELAHEISEAKRNSRYLPGVNLPRTVNATTDLAAAVDGAEQIYICVPSQTARENLKAVRPLVARTSVPIVSLMKGIERKSGLRMSQVLEEVLECDPARIAVASGPNLALEIAREQPTAAVVASTNEATADAVARRARNSYFRTFVNTDVIGTEFGGVLKNLIAVAIGIVDGVGYGENTKASIITRGLVEMTDFAVAHGAQFETLQGLAGLGDLIATCQSPLSRNNTAGRLLGQGYSFQDVVKQMEQTAEGLASVTPVLQLARTAKVDMPIVEQVKRVLDGTMDPRRIAPHLTTDDEAPKGERTQHGQGRSGGAVRRTIKRAFDQLRHGRGSAGGD comes from the coding sequence GTGACCGTCATCGGCGCCGGCAGCTGGGGCACGACCTTCGGCAAGATCCTCGCCGACGGCGGAGCGCACGTCACAATGTGGGCGCGCCGCGCGGAATTGGCCCACGAGATCAGCGAGGCCAAGCGCAACAGCCGGTATCTGCCCGGGGTCAACCTACCGCGCACCGTGAACGCCACCACTGATCTCGCCGCTGCCGTCGACGGCGCCGAGCAGATCTACATCTGCGTTCCCAGCCAGACCGCCCGCGAGAACCTCAAGGCGGTGCGACCCCTCGTGGCGCGCACGAGCGTTCCGATCGTGTCGTTGATGAAGGGCATCGAGCGCAAGTCCGGCCTGCGGATGAGCCAGGTGCTCGAGGAGGTTCTGGAGTGCGACCCGGCCCGCATCGCCGTGGCCTCGGGGCCGAACCTCGCTCTGGAGATCGCCCGCGAGCAGCCGACGGCGGCGGTCGTGGCATCCACCAACGAAGCGACGGCCGACGCTGTCGCCCGACGGGCACGCAACAGCTACTTCCGGACGTTCGTGAACACCGATGTCATCGGCACCGAGTTCGGCGGCGTGCTCAAGAACCTCATCGCCGTCGCCATCGGCATCGTCGACGGGGTGGGCTATGGCGAGAACACCAAAGCCTCGATCATCACGCGCGGCCTTGTCGAGATGACCGATTTCGCCGTGGCGCATGGCGCGCAATTCGAGACGCTGCAGGGGCTGGCGGGCCTGGGCGATCTGATCGCCACTTGCCAGTCGCCGCTGAGCCGCAACAACACGGCAGGCCGACTGCTCGGCCAGGGATACAGCTTCCAAGACGTGGTCAAGCAGATGGAGCAGACAGCCGAGGGCCTGGCCTCGGTGACCCCGGTGCTGCAGTTGGCGCGGACCGCGAAGGTCGACATGCCGATCGTCGAGCAGGTCAAGCGCGTGCTCGATGGCACCATGGATCCGCGGCGCATCGCACCGCACCTGACCACCGACGACGAAGCCCCGAAGGGGGAGAGGACGCAGCATGGACAAGGTCGCAGTGGCGGTGCTGTTCGGCGGACGATCAAGCGAGCATTCGATCAGCTCCGCCACGGCCGGGGGAGTGCTGGCGGCGATTGA
- the leuC gene encoding 3-isopropylmalate dehydratase large subunit: MSPSVIPDHPRTLAEKVWDDHLVVKGEGGQPDLIYIDLHLVHEVTSPQAFDGLRAEGRPVRRLDLTIATEDHNTPTLDIDKPIADLTSRTQIETLRHNAEEFGVRLHSLGDKEQGIVHVVGPQLGLTMPGITVVCGDSHTSTHGAFGAMAFGIGTSEVEHVLATQTLSLKPFKTMAITVEGALKPGVTAKDVILAVIAKIGTNGGQGYVLEYRGSAIRSLSMEGRMTMCNMSIEAGARAGMVAPDETTFAYLKGRPHAPQGQDWDDAVDYWRTLPSDEGAVYDAEVFIDAAELEPFVTWGTNPGQGVSLSGAVPSPDEYTDPNAKAAAERALAYMDLAAGTRMKDIPVDAVFMGSCTNSRIEDLRQFASIVKGRKKADGVRVMVVPGSARVRLEAEAEGLDKVFEDFGAEWRFAGCSMCLGMNPDQLAPGERCASTSNRNFEGRQGKGGRTHLVSPLVAAATAVRGTLSSPSDLEGDDVSARFARSTADVKGA; the protein is encoded by the coding sequence ATGAGCCCATCTGTGATTCCTGATCACCCCCGTACCCTGGCCGAGAAGGTCTGGGACGACCACCTGGTGGTCAAAGGCGAGGGCGGCCAGCCCGACCTCATCTACATCGACCTGCACCTGGTGCACGAGGTCACGAGCCCACAGGCCTTCGACGGCCTGCGTGCCGAGGGGCGTCCGGTGCGCCGGCTCGACCTCACCATCGCCACCGAAGACCACAACACGCCCACGCTCGACATCGACAAGCCGATCGCCGACCTCACCAGCCGCACCCAGATCGAGACCCTCCGGCACAACGCCGAAGAGTTCGGCGTGCGCCTGCACTCGCTGGGCGACAAAGAGCAGGGCATCGTCCACGTGGTGGGCCCGCAGCTCGGGCTGACGATGCCGGGCATCACCGTCGTGTGCGGCGACAGCCACACGTCCACGCACGGCGCGTTCGGCGCCATGGCGTTCGGCATCGGCACCAGCGAGGTCGAGCACGTGCTGGCCACGCAGACGCTGTCGCTGAAGCCGTTCAAGACGATGGCGATCACGGTGGAGGGCGCGTTGAAGCCCGGCGTGACCGCGAAAGACGTCATCCTCGCGGTCATCGCGAAGATCGGCACCAACGGCGGCCAGGGTTACGTCCTGGAGTACCGCGGCAGCGCCATCCGGTCGCTGTCGATGGAAGGCCGCATGACGATGTGCAACATGTCGATCGAGGCCGGGGCGCGCGCAGGAATGGTCGCGCCCGACGAGACGACGTTCGCCTATCTGAAGGGCCGTCCCCACGCACCGCAGGGGCAGGACTGGGACGACGCGGTCGACTACTGGCGCACACTCCCGTCCGACGAGGGAGCGGTCTACGACGCCGAGGTGTTCATCGATGCGGCCGAGCTCGAGCCGTTCGTGACCTGGGGCACGAACCCGGGCCAGGGAGTCTCGCTGTCGGGCGCGGTGCCGTCGCCCGACGAGTACACCGACCCGAACGCGAAGGCTGCGGCAGAGCGCGCACTGGCCTACATGGATCTGGCGGCCGGCACCCGCATGAAAGACATTCCGGTGGATGCCGTCTTCATGGGTTCGTGCACGAACAGCCGGATCGAAGACCTGCGTCAATTCGCTTCGATCGTCAAGGGCCGCAAGAAGGCCGACGGTGTGCGCGTTATGGTCGTCCCCGGCTCAGCGCGGGTCCGGCTGGAGGCGGAGGCCGAGGGCCTCGACAAGGTCTTCGAAGACTTCGGCGCCGAGTGGCGGTTCGCCGGGTGCTCCATGTGCCTGGGCATGAACCCCGACCAGCTCGCGCCGGGCGAGCGATGTGCGTCGACGAGCAACCGCAACTTCGAGGGTCGGCAGGGCAAGGGCGGGCGCACCCATCTGGTGTCGCCGCTTGTCGCCGCGGCCACGGCGGTCCGTGGCACGCTCTCGAGCCCGAGCGATCTCGAAGGCGATGACGTCTCGGCTCGCTTCGCTCGCTCAACGGCCGACGTGAAGGGCGCCTGA
- a CDS encoding ATP-dependent DNA helicase RecG, producing MSDVTLASRLDAALGGRTAGSLQRAFGMRTVGDLLAHYPRRYARRGELTPIDSLEVGDQVTIVAEVLGASERKMRQRRGSIVEVIITDGHGQMSLTFFNQAWRLAKLQRGVQGIFSGKVGEYRDGKQLTHPDYVLFDDIDAARMNAEAYANAPIPIYPATASVPSFTIQKSVDYLLDGLGPVDDPLPEDLRQRQGLLSAREALERIHRPDFEDQVPPAVRTLRMHEALVLQTALLQQRQFVRALSATSRPAGSLLTTFDAALPFPRTPDQVAVGDQIGADLVGGWPMNRLVQGEVGSGKTLVALRAMLQVAESGGQSALIAPTEVLAAQHLRSITRMLGPELAPRLMPTLLTGQLTAAERRRAALRVASGQALIVVGTHALLSDSTSFADLGLVVVDEQHRFGVEQRETLRAKGTSPHALVLTATPIPRTVAMTVFGDLDVSTIRTMPTGRAGVQTFVAPVAEKPGWFGRVWERVAEEVAGGHQAFVVCPAIDAEATTAKGLDDADALVEEGTSTRVRWGVVQAEQLLAQHPSFSSIRVATLHGRMPGEEKDAIMRAYAAGEIDVLVATTVIEVGVDVPNASAMIILEADRFGVSQLHQLRGRVGRGSVPGVCLLVTEAAPGTPARERVDAVAATSDGFELAEEDLRLRGEGDVLGDAQSGVRSSLRLLRVVKDADVIALARQEGEAILDEDPALLRHPGLAAAIERRLDTVERAALAKN from the coding sequence ATGTCGGATGTCACGCTCGCCTCGCGGCTCGACGCGGCGTTGGGCGGCCGGACAGCCGGCTCGCTTCAGCGTGCCTTCGGCATGCGGACGGTGGGCGACTTGCTTGCGCACTACCCCCGCCGTTACGCGCGTCGCGGCGAGCTCACGCCCATCGACTCGCTCGAGGTCGGCGACCAGGTCACGATCGTCGCCGAGGTCCTCGGTGCGAGCGAACGCAAGATGCGTCAACGGCGCGGGTCGATCGTCGAGGTGATCATCACCGACGGTCACGGCCAGATGAGCCTGACGTTCTTCAACCAGGCCTGGCGTTTGGCGAAGCTGCAGCGAGGCGTGCAAGGCATCTTCTCGGGCAAGGTCGGTGAGTACCGAGACGGCAAGCAGCTCACCCATCCCGACTACGTCCTCTTCGACGACATCGATGCGGCGCGCATGAACGCCGAGGCCTACGCTAACGCGCCGATCCCTATCTACCCGGCGACGGCCAGCGTGCCGAGCTTCACGATCCAGAAGTCCGTGGACTACCTTCTCGACGGCCTCGGCCCCGTCGACGATCCGCTGCCCGAAGACCTCCGCCAGCGGCAGGGACTGCTGTCGGCGCGCGAGGCGCTCGAGCGTATCCATCGGCCCGACTTCGAAGATCAGGTGCCCCCCGCGGTGCGTACGCTGCGCATGCACGAGGCACTCGTGCTGCAGACGGCCCTCTTGCAGCAGCGGCAGTTCGTACGGGCGTTGTCGGCGACCTCGCGCCCCGCGGGATCGCTGCTGACCACGTTCGATGCCGCGCTGCCGTTCCCGCGCACACCCGATCAGGTGGCCGTCGGCGACCAGATCGGCGCCGATCTCGTGGGTGGCTGGCCCATGAACCGGCTCGTGCAGGGCGAGGTCGGGTCGGGAAAGACCCTCGTCGCGCTGCGGGCGATGCTCCAGGTCGCCGAGAGCGGCGGCCAGTCCGCACTCATCGCCCCCACCGAGGTGCTGGCCGCGCAGCACCTGCGGTCGATCACGCGGATGCTGGGGCCCGAGCTGGCTCCGCGGTTGATGCCCACGCTGCTGACCGGGCAGCTCACTGCCGCCGAGCGACGACGCGCGGCGCTGCGCGTCGCGTCGGGGCAGGCACTGATCGTGGTGGGAACGCACGCGCTTCTCAGCGACAGCACGAGCTTCGCCGATCTCGGGCTTGTCGTCGTCGACGAACAGCACCGCTTCGGCGTCGAACAGCGCGAGACCCTGCGCGCGAAGGGCACCAGCCCGCACGCGCTCGTGTTGACGGCCACGCCGATCCCGCGCACGGTCGCGATGACCGTGTTCGGCGATCTCGACGTCTCCACCATCCGGACGATGCCCACCGGGCGCGCGGGCGTGCAGACCTTCGTCGCGCCGGTCGCTGAGAAGCCGGGCTGGTTCGGGCGCGTGTGGGAGCGGGTCGCCGAAGAGGTGGCCGGCGGGCATCAGGCGTTCGTCGTCTGTCCGGCCATCGACGCCGAAGCGACCACCGCCAAGGGCCTGGACGACGCTGACGCTCTCGTCGAGGAGGGCACGTCGACGCGTGTGCGGTGGGGCGTCGTGCAGGCCGAGCAGCTCCTGGCGCAGCATCCCTCGTTCTCGTCCATCCGCGTCGCGACGCTGCACGGGCGGATGCCCGGGGAGGAGAAGGATGCGATCATGCGGGCGTACGCCGCGGGCGAGATCGACGTGCTGGTGGCGACCACGGTGATCGAGGTCGGCGTGGACGTGCCCAATGCCTCGGCGATGATCATCCTCGAGGCCGACCGGTTCGGCGTCTCACAGCTGCACCAGCTGCGCGGGCGCGTGGGCCGTGGCAGCGTTCCCGGCGTCTGCCTGCTCGTGACCGAAGCTGCCCCGGGAACGCCGGCGCGCGAACGCGTGGATGCGGTGGCGGCGACCTCCGACGGGTTCGAGCTGGCAGAGGAAGACCTGCGGCTCCGCGGTGAGGGCGACGTTCTCGGCGACGCGCAGTCCGGTGTGCGCAGTTCGCTGCGCCTGCTGCGCGTCGTGAAGGACGCCGACGTGATCGCGCTCGCGCGTCAGGAGGGCGAGGCGATCCTCGACGAGGATCCCGCGTTGCTGCGGCATCCGGGCCTTGCCGCAGCGATCGAACGGCGCCTCGACACCGTCGAGCGGGCGGCGCTGGCCAAGAACTGA
- the thiL gene encoding thiamine-phosphate kinase, giving the protein MTNHDQTVGARGEAAVLAAILERLAPSSRAIIGPGDDAAVLDAPSGRVVATVDTLVHGPDFRLAWSNGYDLGWKSAAVNLADVAAMGARPIALLVALTVPEETPLRLLTDMAEGLRDACAALAPGCAVEGGDLAVSPTLTIAVTALGVLDGAQPVLRSGARPGDVLALAGDAGRAAAGLRVLFDSFRDATGTPIAIDESSLAPEERWALGAQLRPEPPISLGAAAARAGATAMMDVSDGLALDASRMATASAVTLDISASALGGDPATALAGGEDHALLAAFPSGGTLPDGFRRIGTVRERGEVAVLVDGAPYTGRGGWDPYREWDATQG; this is encoded by the coding sequence ATGACGAACCACGACCAGACCGTCGGCGCACGGGGAGAGGCCGCCGTGCTGGCCGCGATCCTCGAACGGCTGGCGCCGTCGTCGCGCGCGATCATCGGACCCGGTGACGACGCCGCGGTGCTGGATGCGCCGTCGGGGCGCGTCGTGGCGACCGTCGACACCCTGGTGCACGGACCCGACTTCCGCCTGGCATGGAGCAATGGCTACGACCTGGGGTGGAAGTCCGCCGCCGTGAACCTCGCCGACGTGGCGGCGATGGGCGCTCGGCCCATCGCTCTGCTTGTCGCCCTTACCGTGCCGGAGGAGACCCCGCTGAGGCTGCTCACCGACATGGCGGAAGGACTGCGCGACGCCTGCGCCGCGCTCGCCCCCGGGTGCGCGGTGGAAGGCGGCGACCTCGCCGTGTCGCCGACGCTGACGATCGCGGTCACCGCGCTGGGCGTCCTCGATGGGGCGCAACCGGTGCTGCGCAGCGGTGCGCGCCCCGGGGACGTACTCGCCCTGGCCGGCGACGCCGGTCGCGCCGCGGCCGGGTTGCGTGTGCTGTTCGACAGCTTCCGGGATGCCACGGGCACGCCCATCGCGATCGATGAATCCTCGCTCGCGCCCGAGGAACGCTGGGCGCTGGGGGCCCAACTGCGACCCGAGCCGCCCATCTCTCTCGGCGCTGCGGCCGCCCGGGCCGGCGCGACCGCGATGATGGACGTCTCCGACGGCCTGGCCCTGGACGCCTCGCGCATGGCGACCGCGTCGGCGGTCACGCTCGACATCTCGGCGTCCGCACTCGGCGGCGATCCCGCCACGGCGCTGGCCGGAGGCGAGGACCACGCACTGCTGGCGGCTTTCCCCTCCGGCGGCACCCTGCCTGACGGATTCCGCCGCATCGGCACGGTCCGCGAGCGCGGTGAGGTCGCGGTGCTGGTCGACGGGGCGCCGTACACGGGGCGTGGCGGCTGGGATCCGTATCGGGAGTGGGACGCGACTCAGGGCTGA
- the rsmD gene encoding 16S rRNA (guanine(966)-N(2))-methyltransferase RsmD yields MTRIIAGAARGIRLDVPGSGTRPTSDRVRESLFGSLESADALRGARVLDLYAGSGALGLEALSRGAATATLVEKAGQAAQIAKANAARVAKAAELAASTVHVHRADVGTFLARGAEQYDLVFADPPYDVTDAATGDVLTALLPHLAENAIVVIERAARSPAPPLPDALTVDRVKKYGDTALWWVTADVVAQP; encoded by the coding sequence GTGACGCGCATCATCGCAGGGGCCGCCCGCGGCATCCGGCTCGACGTGCCCGGCTCGGGCACCCGCCCCACGAGCGATCGGGTGCGTGAATCGCTGTTCGGCTCTCTCGAGTCGGCGGACGCACTCCGCGGGGCCCGCGTGCTCGACCTCTACGCAGGCTCGGGCGCCCTCGGCCTCGAGGCGCTCAGCCGCGGCGCGGCGACGGCGACCCTCGTCGAGAAAGCCGGTCAGGCGGCGCAGATAGCGAAGGCGAACGCCGCCCGGGTGGCGAAGGCGGCCGAGCTCGCGGCATCCACCGTCCACGTGCACCGCGCCGATGTGGGCACGTTCCTCGCACGCGGCGCCGAGCAGTACGACCTCGTCTTCGCCGACCCGCCGTACGACGTGACGGATGCCGCGACCGGCGATGTGCTGACGGCTCTGCTCCCGCACCTCGCGGAGAATGCCATCGTGGTGATCGAGCGCGCGGCGCGCTCGCCCGCGCCGCCGCTGCCCGACGCACTCACGGTGGACCGCGTCAAGAAGTACGGCGACACCGCCCTGTGGTGGGTGACGGCGGACGTCGTCGCTCAGCCCTGA
- the leuD gene encoding 3-isopropylmalate dehydratase small subunit — protein MEKFTTHTGVAAPLQRSAVDTDQIIPAVYLKRVTKTGFEDALFANWRQDPDFILNQEPYRRASVLVAGPDFGTGSSREHAVWALRDYGFKAVLSPKFADIFRGNAGKQGLVTGVISEADAERLWAAIAASPGVEMTVDLQTRTATLGDIQVTFEIDDYTGWRLLEGLDDIGLTLRNEDRIAAYEARRARWKPRTLPVPSPAD, from the coding sequence ATGGAGAAGTTCACCACGCACACCGGTGTGGCCGCGCCTCTGCAGCGTTCGGCGGTCGACACCGACCAGATCATTCCCGCCGTCTACCTGAAGCGGGTCACCAAGACCGGATTCGAAGATGCCCTGTTCGCGAATTGGCGCCAAGACCCCGACTTCATCCTGAACCAGGAACCGTACCGGCGCGCATCCGTGCTGGTGGCCGGCCCTGACTTCGGAACGGGATCGAGCCGCGAACACGCCGTGTGGGCGCTGCGCGACTACGGCTTCAAAGCGGTGCTCAGCCCCAAGTTCGCTGACATCTTCCGCGGCAACGCGGGCAAGCAGGGCCTGGTCACGGGTGTGATCTCCGAGGCCGATGCGGAACGCCTGTGGGCGGCGATCGCAGCGTCGCCGGGGGTCGAGATGACCGTCGACCTGCAGACGCGCACAGCGACTCTGGGTGATATCCAGGTGACCTTCGAGATCGACGATTACACTGGGTGGCGGCTTCTGGAGGGTCTCGACGACATCGGGCTGACCCTCCGCAATGAAGACAGAATCGCCGCCTACGAGGCGCGTCGAGCACGCTGGAAGCCGCGCACCCTGCCGGTGCCGTCCCCAGCAGACTGA
- a CDS encoding DUF3515 family protein, whose protein sequence is MTRLRRSLAVCLVAAGIALTGCSTTIPLDQPTDANNPKCAEIMVRLPKDISGQERVWTDAQSTAAWGSPTRVIMACGMTPPGPSTLKCVSLGGVDWLVDESEQPNFRITSYGRTPAVQVYIDGDTTSVDPNTVLSTLGRLVSAHTTKTAACSNPDTITG, encoded by the coding sequence GTGACCCGCCTCCGTCGATCCCTCGCTGTCTGTCTCGTCGCCGCAGGGATCGCGCTGACCGGCTGTTCGACCACGATTCCGCTGGACCAGCCCACGGATGCGAACAACCCGAAGTGCGCGGAGATCATGGTGCGCCTGCCCAAAGACATCAGCGGGCAGGAGCGAGTGTGGACCGACGCGCAGTCGACTGCGGCCTGGGGGTCGCCGACGCGCGTCATCATGGCCTGCGGCATGACGCCGCCTGGCCCCAGCACCCTCAAATGCGTGTCGTTGGGCGGCGTGGACTGGCTCGTCGACGAGTCGGAGCAGCCCAACTTCCGCATCACCAGCTACGGACGCACGCCCGCCGTGCAGGTGTACATCGACGGCGACACGACCAGCGTCGACCCGAACACCGTCCTCAGCACGCTGGGGCGGCTAGTCAGCGCACACACCACGAAGACGGCTGCCTGCTCCAACCCCGACACGATCACCGGCTGA
- a CDS encoding lysophospholipid acyltransferase family protein codes for MSDRRRRASTEKTRPSVFWLLAAIVVPVLGLFAKIEIKGADKLPQTGAYVLAANHHSEIDPVIVAAAVWRLGRAPRFMAKESLFHVPILGWALRKTGMVPVARTASATGARQTIETSRDLVRHGRGVIVYPEGTLTRDPELWPMRGKSGAVRLAAAGDLPVVPMAQWGAQQLLPRYGKLRLWPLRRRMTVVIGDPIDLDDVRHEHASPAELNAATTRVMDRIAELLGEIRGLPAPAKRWNPAEHGQKETGRLDS; via the coding sequence ATGAGTGACCGTCGTCGACGGGCCTCGACGGAGAAGACACGACCGAGCGTCTTCTGGCTGCTCGCTGCCATCGTGGTGCCGGTGCTGGGCCTTTTCGCCAAGATCGAGATCAAGGGTGCCGACAAGCTGCCGCAGACCGGAGCTTACGTGCTCGCCGCGAACCACCACAGCGAGATCGACCCCGTGATCGTCGCAGCGGCGGTCTGGCGTCTGGGACGCGCGCCGCGGTTCATGGCGAAGGAGAGCCTGTTCCACGTGCCGATCCTGGGCTGGGCGTTACGCAAAACCGGCATGGTGCCGGTGGCGCGCACAGCGTCTGCAACCGGAGCACGGCAGACGATCGAGACGTCGCGGGACCTGGTCCGGCACGGTCGTGGTGTGATCGTCTACCCGGAGGGAACCCTGACGCGCGACCCCGAGCTGTGGCCCATGCGCGGCAAGTCGGGCGCGGTCCGACTCGCAGCCGCGGGCGATCTGCCCGTCGTCCCGATGGCGCAGTGGGGCGCACAGCAGTTGCTCCCTCGTTACGGCAAGCTGCGCCTGTGGCCGCTACGGCGCCGGATGACGGTGGTCATCGGCGATCCGATCGACCTCGACGACGTGCGGCATGAGCACGCCTCCCCGGCAGAGTTGAACGCTGCGACGACCCGGGTGATGGACCGCATCGCCGAGTTGCTCGGTGAGATCCGCGGCCTGCCGGCGCCCGCGAAACGTTGGAACCCGGCCGAACACGGACAGAAGGAGACCGGCCGCCTTGACTCCTAG
- a CDS encoding D-alanine--D-alanine ligase family protein encodes MDKVAVAVLFGGRSSEHSISSATAGGVLAAIDRERFRVIPVGITRDGAFVLEDDDPTKFALDPARLPEVVDNGTRVLWPDSARSRELRVVDAAGTRSLGDVDVVLPILHGRFGEDGTIQGFLELLDIPYAGAGLLMSAIGMDKDTTKNVLRAAGVPVVPWVSVTRPGLERDREMWERRIRGLGLPVFVKPARAGSSVGVSRVDAWEELDAALETAFAEDGTVLVEQAVSGRELECGVLEARDGGLPRVSVAGEVVLSGREFYDFAAKYLGADGIDLVCPAPLRDGELAELQRVAARAFEAIGGQGLSRVDCFFTGAEFFVNEVNTMPGFTPISMFPKCWVASGMSYPELITEVIDTALTRS; translated from the coding sequence ATGGACAAGGTCGCAGTGGCGGTGCTGTTCGGCGGACGATCAAGCGAGCATTCGATCAGCTCCGCCACGGCCGGGGGAGTGCTGGCGGCGATTGACCGCGAGCGCTTCCGCGTGATTCCGGTCGGGATCACCCGCGACGGCGCCTTCGTCCTGGAGGACGACGATCCCACCAAGTTCGCGCTGGATCCGGCACGCCTTCCCGAGGTGGTCGACAACGGCACCCGCGTGCTCTGGCCCGATTCAGCCCGCAGCCGCGAGCTGCGCGTGGTGGATGCTGCTGGCACCCGCTCGCTCGGCGACGTCGACGTCGTGCTGCCGATCCTGCACGGGCGGTTCGGCGAGGACGGCACGATCCAGGGCTTCCTCGAGCTCCTCGACATCCCCTACGCGGGCGCGGGGCTGCTCATGTCGGCGATCGGCATGGACAAGGACACGACCAAGAACGTGCTGCGCGCGGCCGGTGTGCCGGTCGTGCCGTGGGTGAGCGTGACGCGCCCGGGCCTCGAGCGTGACCGCGAGATGTGGGAGCGTCGTATTCGTGGTCTCGGCCTGCCGGTGTTCGTGAAGCCGGCGCGTGCCGGCTCGAGTGTGGGTGTCTCGCGCGTGGACGCGTGGGAGGAGTTGGATGCCGCGCTGGAGACCGCCTTCGCAGAAGACGGCACGGTGCTGGTCGAACAGGCGGTGAGCGGCCGCGAGCTCGAGTGCGGTGTGCTCGAGGCGCGCGACGGGGGCCTGCCCCGTGTGAGCGTGGCCGGCGAAGTCGTGCTCTCGGGGCGGGAGTTCTATGACTTCGCGGCGAAGTACCTCGGCGCAGACGGTATCGACCTGGTGTGCCCGGCGCCGCTGCGCGACGGCGAGCTCGCCGAGTTGCAGCGGGTCGCCGCCCGCGCGTTCGAGGCGATCGGCGGCCAGGGGCTCTCTCGCGTCGACTGCTTCTTCACCGGCGCCGAGTTCTTCGTGAACGAGGTGAACACGATGCCCGGGTTCACCCCGATATCGATGTTCCCGAAGTGCTGGGTCGCCAGCGGCATGAGCTATCCGGAATTGATCACCGAAGTGATCGACACGGCGTTGACCCGCAGCTGA